From Fusarium fujikuroi IMI 58289 draft genome, chromosome FFUJ_chr07, a single genomic window includes:
- a CDS encoding probable sterol glucosyltransferase has translation MDSPQEDPNKLKLEVSEQRRNNDDRQQSTTLITDSHGGVAYPAPIPPPVQSPESPVSPRSPKDNIDPGGGVQQTPVKSEPAHLPSADDSISPRKSPAQKSRPRPTKSWQTEQPRRDHHHRSYFRPGPARAGTSYLNKAIWEAPEDPRLSSSDSSIASAGKDELQTSQQESHHSEHKKKAAEKASGKASHDEHKYGRFNIGNQNYQTSGKVKKDGRLRITVNETAGTGYLTKALGAAVNKVTPAKAEQADRASTLKIPESPRRTSSSTAVADPRPQARLNIVIMVIGSRGDAQPFLKIGKVLKEDYGHRVRIATHPAFREFVEKDSGLEFFSVGGDPSELMAFMVKNPGLIPTLETVKAGDIGRRRAAMATMFDGFWRACINATDDESDRQNLKMMGEKDPFVADVIIANPPSFAHIHCAEALGIPVHLMFTFPYTPTQAFPHPLASIKNSNVDPGYTNFISYPLVEMMVWQGLGDLLNEFRVKTLALDPVSTLWAPGATYRLHVPFTYLWSPGLVPKPQDWGSEVDVAGFVFLDLASTFEPPTDLEEFLAAGETPIYIGFGSIVVDDADKFTHMIFKAVELAGVRALVSKGWGGLGGDDVPENIFMLDNTPHDWLFPRVKACVIHGGAGTTAIALKCGKPTMIVPFFGDQNFWGKMVSNANVGPEPVPYKHLNAEKLAEGIGFCLTENARDAAGAIAKRIAEEGDGAVNAVKEFHRQLSLRSPSLLRCSLLKDHIAVWELKNTNIKLGALAADILVDNGLLTWKRLRLLRHVEWNDFEGPGEPVTGIAGSIASTVGEAFHGVASVPYHWAKRTRSISKKKNQRNAKKSRKPSNSITRHNPADSDDPVDAASLHTETTAGDAGGQYVGDIASGVERTATAIAKAPVDLSMALAQGFHNAPRLYGDNTVRRPIRVTGFHSGLRAARHEFAYGVYDGFTGVVRLPVRGAKENGPIGFVKGTGMGLTGLVLKNLSAIVGPVGYTLKGVVKQAERSKTPQKYIRRARIVQGQREYKALPEDQRKQLEKEVMEGWHTMDELREKIQDLEKQRGIAGQIDRVLLDTEVIFEDVDIAKRSLEALKQGKALEDVVDPDRDRGRDGGKSERNRSMSIRRSFNLTKKSREEKRLTSLADAEESTKTGGGDEGPAEMDRLTVPAR, from the coding sequence ATGGATTCTCCACAAGAAGAccccaacaagctcaagcttgaagTGTCAGAGCAACGCCGCAACAATGACGATAGGCAACAATCTACGACACTAATCACAGATAGTCATGGGGGTGTCGCCTACCCTGCTCCTATCCCACCCCCAGTACAATCCCCCGAAAGTCCAGTGTCGCCGCGAAGCCCTAAGGACAACATCGACCCTGGTGGCGGCGTTCAACAAACACCAGTCAAGTCAGAGCCTGCACATCTGCCATCGGCAGACGATTCAATCTCACCTAGGAAGTCGCCAGCCCAAAAGAGTCGACCAAGACCGACCAAGTCCTGGCAGACTGAGCAACCACGGCGCGATCATCACCACCGTTCCTACTTTCGTCCCGGCCCAGCGAGAGCTGGCACCTCATATTTGAACAAGGCGATCTGGGAAGCACCAGAGGACCCAAGACTCAGCTCAAGTGATAGTTCGATAGCATCGGCTGGCAAGGATGAGCTACAAACCAGCCAGCAGGAATCGCATCACAGCGAacacaagaagaaagcagcCGAGAAAGCAAGCGGGAAGGCGAGCCACGACGAGCATAAATACGGCCGTTTCAACATTGGTAATCAGAACTACCAAACATCCGGCAAGGTAAAAAAGGATGGTCGTTTGCGCATCACGGTCAACGAGACTGCAGGCACTGGATACTTGACTAAGGCTTTGGGTGCAGCTGTCAATAAGGTCACTCCCGCAAAGGCTGAACAAGCGGACAGGGCGTCAACTCTCAAAATTCCCGAAAGCCCACGCAGGACATCTTCTTCGACAGCTGTTGCGGATCCCAGACCCCAAGCACGCTTGAACATTGTGATCATGGTCATTGGTTCACGAGGAGATGCCCAACCCTTCTTGAAGATAGGCAAGGTTTTGAAAGAGGATTATGGACACCGAGTACGCATCGCTACGCACCCAGCGTTTCGCGAATTTGTCGAAAAAGATTCTGGTCTTGAGTTCTTCTCTGTTGGGGGCGATCCATCAGAGCTCATGGCTTTTATGGTCAAGAATCCAGGTCTGATCCCAACACTTGAGACAGTCAAGGCTGGAGATATTGGGAGACGGCGAGCCGCAATGGCCACCATGTTTGATGGTTTCTGGCGAGCATGCATCAATGCCACAGACGATGAATCGGACCGCCAGAACTTAAAGATGATGGGCGAAAAGGACCCTTTTGTCGCGGacgtcatcatcgccaacccCCCGAGCTTTGCACATATTCACTGCGCCGAAGCACTTGGTATTCCTGTTCATTTAATGTTTACCTTTCCTTACACACCtacacaagctttccctCATCCCTTGGCAAGCATCAAGAATTCCAATGTGGACCCTGGATACACAAACTTCATCTCTTATCCCCTAGTCGAGATGATGGTATGGCAAGGTCTGGGAGATCTGCTCAACGAATTTCGTGTCAAGACTTTAGCTCTAGATCCTGTCTCGACTCTTTGGGCTCCGGGTGCAACATATCGCCTGCATGTGCCATTCACATACTTGTGGTCACCGGGCCTTGTCCCGAAGCCACAAGACTGGGGAAGCGAGGTTGACGTGGCTGGCTTCGTatttcttgacttggcttcAACCTTTGAGCCACCGACGGACCTGGAGGAATTTCTAGCAGCTGGGGAGACTCCAATCTACATTGGGTTTGGAtcgattgttgttgatgatgcagaCAAGTTCACACACATGATCTTCAAAGCTGTCGAGCTGGCTGGAGTTCGTGCCCTGGTATCTAAGGGCTGGGGTGGACTTGGTGGTGACGATGTTCCGGAGAATATCTTCATGCTTGACAACACCCCTCATGACTGGCTTTTCCCGAGAGTCAAGGCATGCGTCATTCACGGAGGCGCCGGAACAACAGCCATTGCGCTCAAATGTGGCAAGCCTACAATGATCGTTCCCTTCTTCGGCGACCAAAACTTTTGGGGTAAGATGGTGAGCAATGCAAATGTTGGACCGGAGCCAGTGCCATACAAACACCTGAACGCCGAAAAGCTTGCTGAAGGCATTGGATTTTGTCTTACGGAAAACGCAAGGGATGCTGCTGGAGCAATCGCCAAACGAATCGCAGAGGAGGGTGATGGCGCTGTTAATGCCGTCAAAGAGTTTCACAGACAGCTGAGCCTAAGGAGCCCGAGTCTCTTGCGATGCTCCCTTCTCAAAGATCACATAGCAGTCTGGGAGTTGAAAAACACCAATATAAAACTGGGTGCTTTGGCTGCCGACATCCTAGTGGACAACGGCCTGTTGACCTGGAAGCGCCTGAGACTTCTCAGGCATGTGGAATGGAATGACTTTGAAGGCCCCGGCGAACCTGTCACAGGAATTGCCGGATCCATAGCTAGCACAGTCGGTGAAGCATTTCACGGCGTTGCAAGTGTTCCTTACCATTGGgcaaaaagaacaagatcaatcagcaagaagaagaaccagaggAATGCTAAGAAATCTAGGAAGCCAAGCAACAGCATAACACGACACAATCCGGCGGACTCTGATGACCCAGTGGATGCTGCCTCGTTGCACACCGAGACGACAGCTGGGGACGCTGGAGGTCAGTATGTAGGCGACATAGCGAGCGGCGTGGAAAGGACAGCTACTGCCATCGCCAAGGCGCCGGTGGATCTCTCGATGGCACTCGCACAAGGCTTCCACAATGCTCCTCGACTCTATGGCGACAATACGGTACGTCGTCCCATTCGAGTGACAGGCTTCCATTCTGGCCTCCGGGCAGCCCGGCATGAGTTTGCGTATGGAGTCTACGATGGCTTCACAGGAGTAGTTCGCCTGCCGGTCCGTggagcaaaagaaaatgGACCGATTGGTTTCGTCAAAGGCACAGGCATGGGACTGACAGGCTTGGTCCTCAAAAACCTCTCTGCTATTGTGGGCCCGGTTGGATATACACTCAAAGGCGTCGTGAAGCAGGCTGAAAGGTCCAAGACGCCCCAGAAATACATCCGCCGGGCCCGCATTGTCCAAGGGCAGAGGGAGTATAAGGCGCTGCCAGAAGACCAGCGAAAGCAGTTAGAAAAGGAAGTCATGGAAGGATGGCATACAATGGATGAGTTGAGAGAGAAGATCCAGGATTTGGAGAAGCAAAGAGGCATAGCGGGACAGATCGATCGAGTTCTCCTCGACACAGAAGTCATTTTCGAAGACGTGGATATTGCCAAGAGATCCCTCGAGGCGCTCAAACAGGGAAAGGCCCTAGAAGATGTGGTAGACCCGGATCGAGACCGAGGCCGTGATGGAGGAAAATCTGAGCGAAATCGAAGCATGTCGATTCGGAGATCGTTTAATTTGACAAAGAAGTCGAGGGAGGAAAAGCGCCTTACATCGCTGGCTGATGCCGAGGAAAGCACAAAGACAGGCGGGGGAGATGAAGGACCTGCTGAGATGGATAGACTGACCGTGCCAGCAAGGTAG